The region TACTACTGCAGTGTTTTTAATAgctttcttttgggggagggggactggtcctggggcttgaactcaggacctgagtgctgtacttgagctttttctttgtgctcaagggtaacactctaccccttgagccacaggtccacttctggcttattctaagAGAacagtatcatggactttcctgcttgggctggctctgaaccatgatcctcagatctcagcctcctgagtacctagggttgATTACAGGAATGACCTAATGGTGCCCTGCTAATAACTGCTTTAAGaacattatttttctaatttgggGCTAGTATCAACTTCAATAAACCTTTATACTTTATTCCTACTAACGTACTAGAGAGAAATTATTTCACTtagatcaaagaaaaaaatccagggtAAAAAAATTCATAAGGAAAATATCCTTTTtgcatgtataaaatataaatagtacTTAACTGCTTTTTACTCAATTTTTAAGTCTAAAAAAtctttttgaaattgtttttgtaTTGTCACCTTAGGACATTCGATTTCTAGAAATCAgcgaatgtatatatatattttgagtGGTACTATGTACAAAGCATTGTACTGCTAAATTTACACTATTAGTTCATCTACACTATTTCTTGATATAATTTGTTAGTTCTTGTCTTCATAAAATTTTCTGGTAAAAGTCAAAAGAATATAGCTAAAGAGATACCTTTTTTTGAAATAGAAGCTGTGAGCTTCTCAAGGTCATTAAAATTTATCTAAAAATAACCGgttaaatgaaatgtactcataaatTATTTCACATCTTGCAGGATCCAAACAAAACATATTCAAACAGGTAGTTTGCTTTTACCTCAACACTGATTCCCTCTCAAAGTAGTTGCACAGTCTGTATTTCAAACACTGGAGCTGGTATCTCTTGTTATCAGATTATAAACACTATGCCTATATCATCAAAGAGTCTATTTTCTCCAAACATTCAATTTGTCCTTCAAATAAATTCTCATGTAATACTGGAATTTTATTTGTATGTCAGACTTAGGAAATTAAAGCTCAAAATATCTCAAGAGTTGGAAATTTTCAGGGCAAATGAAGAAAGTAAATTGACTTTGGCTAAGACAATTATAGCATGGCATTCAGCTTATTGCTGTCATTAATTTTTGTACCAattgtttaaaatgtaaaaaaagagaCCCGTGGTAATgataaaaaaatgtgaaacacTTTTTTATTACTAATTAAAAGCTTTTTGAAATAGTTCCATGCATTCACTAAAAGTACCAATGTTTCAtgtagggttaaaaaaaaaagaaccatgctTTCCCCTCAGAAAGTAGAAGTAAGCAGAGGATAGGGGACTACTCAATTCAACTGTATATAAATGTTAGAATTTCTTATTCATGTCTAAATTTTTTGAAATTACAGAACAAAGTAGTAACTACAACAAAGTCTTCAATTTGGGAATATACTCTACCAATCATACAACATACTACTTTCTCTCAAAGGGTAATTTATTTTACGGCCTCTAAATTACATCTTTTAGCTTtaagggaaaaaataagaaagtgacTAAAGAATTTCTGATCACAGGAAATATCTTCATATAGATTTTTGCTTACAGATTAGCACATGGAATTAGTGTATATTTCAGATTCCAATATATCTTGATGAGGTAAATTCTCTCCaaacaatgtaaataaataactactctTTAATAGCAAGTTTTATTATAAGGTATTATTCTGAGAACTACTTAAGGGAGACCTACATTTTTTGCAAATGGTACATGGTATGACCTTGATTcagaaaatgagtattttctcTTTCACCTTCAAATTAATTTGGGTGTAATCAGCTTAAACAAACCtttgtatttacatttttattttactaacatactttaagaaaaaaatatttcacctattagattgaaaaaaatcaagggtaaaACATGATTTTTGTATGTATATGAACCATAGTTTCTTACTCAATTTCCAAATCTACAAGATCTTTCTGAGAATTTCTTAAGTACTGTTAAATTTGAAATTGGAGAAAGTCTAACAATGATCATTACTTTAACTCCAATTACCCTAATCTTGATTGGCTAACAGAGCCCCTACTATCTGGCAAACATGAAGTCATTTTTGTCCCTATAAATGCAAAACTGTTGGAGGTGAAGCCATATAGACTTGCTTTCTCAAATGACTTTGGATTTAGGTTATCTACTACATTATACAGCTGCAAATGATACTTTTTCGACTATGAAGTTAAtaatattagatttttttaaaaatacatatttatggacACATTAAATACATACTTGGATaccccatttctttttctttctttcttttttttttttttttggccagtcctggggcttggactcagggcctgagcactgtccctggcttcgttttgctcaaggctagcactctgccacttgagccacagcgccgcttctggccgttttctgtatatgtggtgctggggaattgaacccagggcctcatgtatatgaggcaagcactcttgccactaggccatatccccagccctggatacccCATTTTGAACCCACAGGAAATGAACCTGAAATTCCCAGCTGATATTCCAGATTGCTATTCCTTCTTAAGGAAAACTTCCTTTTTTATCTAGTAGGTATGAAATATCAAggtttaagaaaagcaatattcTCTCTTCTAACAAAATTTGTTCTCTTGTAATAATTCTACAAAAAGAGTTAATAGAGGATGGAAAAATGTGACTCATTTTACAAAAATATGTTTATAAGCCACTTTTCAGGAACATAGCTCTTTTGCTAAGGCAAGAACATTTGTGTTTACAACACAGATCTGAAACACCTACATGTTTTTCTGTATAACAGAACATGTTTCTCTTGGCTGCAACAATGCTTTATCTTCACATTTGAGCAGGTATTTATAAATAGGTCATTCTGAGTACACTGGCCAAAGGACATTCAGGCATTAGTTTTGTTTAAGGTAAAACAGTGAAGTGCAACAGCAGAAAAATATGCTAGTATTTCCACTCTTTCTCATGCATACAAAGTTACCATCTGAGGTCTTCTTTAGTTCGGTTCTCAGTTTTTCTTGGTCTTCTACTAGTTTTTTATTTTCAGCTTCCAAAATGTGTCCTCCATCCTTATCCTGGCTTTTCAAAATCTATCACAAGAGTTAGAGGAAGAAGTAAGCTTAAATTACAGTACCTGGATAATCTTACACGAAGTAGCCTAATTATCCAACAATATTGGTCTTTATTGCTTTGTTCTTTTCAATATTTACAACTTTCTACAAGGTACTTTTGCTAACAGAAACTTAATGCTCGGCAAACAATCCAAAAATATCTACTATGAATGGTATCTCTAtaataaaaaaagtatttttgactaggctacaataaaaactatgttttcaaaattatttaggTATAATGTGGCTATTTTTCTCAATTACCTATGtaatataaatttaaagaaagtaaaatagtTCTGATGCTCATATTAATTGAAAACCATTGTTTGATAGCAGAACAATCTACTCAGACTGTTTTTCTTGTCACTAAGGTTTGGACTTAGCCTGGTTGCTTATGGTACTGTGGTACTATGACAGTTGAGCCAAGTCTGACTTTTTGCTTGTCATTTTGAAGgcaagagttttgtggacttctCTGTCTGAGCTGGGTTTGAGAtactctgaatctcagcctttttagtagctagaattacagggatgaaccaccagcacctggtatcgGACTGCTTTTATACCGACAAATTTGGAAGAATATCACAATCAATACGGGTAAGTGAAAAATGACAGGGCCACTTTAGTGTTGGaaaattctatttaatttttattgaacagCTTCCAAATTAATTTCAATACAAATCACCCTTTACAAtacaatcttttaaaatatattatagttCTAAAAATGCTTGTAGTTTATCTTTTCTAAGCAAGAATTAAAATCTGAATAGTAAAACCAAGACAAAAATATGTGCCCATTGACATAGGTCAGTAAACAAAATACAGTGGCAGCAACTTGATAGTGATAGCTTCCACTATCAGGTAAAAGAGCCACTGGGAAGAATTTTAAACAGACTGACATCAGAGAAGAATATCATTGTTTGTGGTTCATTTTCAAATGTAAATTGATGTATTTAATAGACAAAACTCACAAAAGTTCTAGTGAAAATAAATATCTAGATATCTTATATGCAAGGTAAtattagagataaaaatgtaatagaaacataatttttatttttctgatcttaAGAAACCAGTCTTGTTCTAGTAGAAAGGTTAAGACAAGAGCATAACAAACTAGGCAGCTCAGAAAAATAGCTAAATATgttcattatacatatatatgtataaatatggagAGAGTCTCTCCAGAGACAGTCTTTAGAAAACAGGAAGGTTGAAGTTGATTCTGAAGTAGAAAGCCTCAGGCCTTTTGaaattaagtattttattataaggagcagaaaaaaaaatttccaagccatttttaatttgttgtttaCTTCAAGTTCAAAACAACTCTAGCTGTTGATGCAGTGAATTCAGTTCATTTAGTCTCTAGTGATTACCCAAATTGGAGAACCACTGAGATCCCAGAATATTTACAGTGACTGCTTGAATGATTGTGCCACTGACGTGGAAAAGTTGGATTTGTGTCAGTATTGTGAATAAGCTTTCATTACTGCACCTGTAAATTTGTCCAAATTCATTATGTGTAACTTCATGCTGGAGAAAGAGTAAGTGCCCTGGAATCTGAAACTCACTAGGTTTCAGCTCTGAGTACACAAGTGTTTACTGTCTCACCCATCCTATCTCATCTTTATGTGATGAGAAAGTCAGTGAGAAGTAAAGCTGCACACTCACTTTAAGGCTAAATTAAAGTTAGATGGTCATGGTAGCACATAACTGCAATCCTATCATAAGGGAAGCTGAGTAAGGATGATCATGAgatcaagactagcctgggctacatattgagAATTTGACTTACAAAAGGACTTTTATAATTATTTCTCTAATTTGAGCATCAGAACAGAAAGGAGTCATTTTATCAGACAGCATAACAAAACAATGTGGTTACGTGTAGATTCTAGAGTCAGGCTACTTAGGTTTGAATTTTTTGTCACTGTGTTTGTGAAAATTATTGACCTTTCTGTGCCTCTGttatctcatctataaaatgaagataatacaAACCTCATGGGATTTTTGTGAGAATTAAGAGGTAATACCTTCCTTCATATATAGCATTTGAAGCAATACCTGGCACAGTGTTAACTATTGTTTATAAGCAAGGAACCTTGAAGCTCAGAACATATGAGGTAACTTGCCCTAGGTCACTTTGCTAATTACTAGTGGCTCTGGAACTGGCATCCAAGTCTCCTGGATTGCAGAACAATGAAGGTACTTTCTACTATATATtttggtaattttatttttctttagctaATACTTCAAAGCCCACACATGAAGTAGCTTGaaattgaaacacacacacacacacacacacacacacacacacacacacacacacattctttttccttattttgagacaaggtcccATCAGCCCAGACTGATCTCAAGCTAATGATCCTTttgcctctgtctcccaagtgctgaagATTATGAGAGTATTCACTATGGTTGACCGGAAGTCATTCTTGACAATTCTCATTTGTAGGTTGGCCACTTAGTTATACTCTGAACACTGACAGTATTTATGTTCAGTTTACAAATTCTTTGCAATGTGTAATGGCTTTAGCTCAGCATATCTGTGACAAATTTGATGGTTTTAGGACCAATGACTGAGTCACATatattcaaaaggaaaatattaaatccaaggaaaacaaaacaacctctCCTCCCCAAAAAGTAGAAGGTCAAGGAAATCAGTGAATGTAAAATAAATCCTAGCAAGACTAACTGTGCCTGCaaaaaattccaaaagaaaaatctcaaaactGCTTTgaaggtgattttttttgaaGGACTTAACTAGTTTAAGTACATTAATAGTGCTGTATGTGAAAAAGATGCTAGTATCAAAAACTGAAAATCTCTTCTAATTTCTAATAGCTGAATAAGAGGAAAACAACCGAAAAGAAGCACTATTCTAAGAGCAATTATAATTCTTAATTACTCTAAGATGATGTGCATAATTTggatacataaatatttttttaaaatctgtgtaCTTTTGCTTCAATCAATATGCAGTAGTCAGAGGTTTGAGgactatagttttgtttttacctttGTAGACTTAGGTCGAAGAATGTAAACAGAAGCAAATAACATTAAGGTAAAAAATGAAGTTGACTGTATTGCTGAAACATTCCCCCCAAAACAAAGGTGACTTATACTTGTTTTTGAATACAGAACATATCATCATCTTGTTTCCTAAGAACTATAATTCCCATAAGAGGATACTAAGAAGACATTAATGGATCAATACCTTTTCAAAATAGAACAAGGCAATACAAAATAAGCTGATTTTTATATTCTGAAAGTGTCCATAAGAGACACTGCTAAAAATGTACTCAAAGAAAGAGTGGAATTCTGTTTTATGAAAAGAGTGTTGTTTACGTTTTTTTTGTTATAGCATAAAtatcataaaaagtaaaatgcaGACTTAGACTTGGTAGATAATGGTAGTATACCATAATTCACATCTTGCGATCagttttgctttatttaaaaagtttgaGAAGCCTTCTATTGTAACTACTTATGAGACACCTTATTTATAATTGATGAAAGGTACATAAGggagtgtggttcagtggtagagtgtttgcctagcatatggGGGTTCCAAAGTCAACACTTTTGTTAATGACAAACTCACTacaaacacacaacaacaacaacacagaaaaacCAGCCTGATACAATtgctgatacctgtaatcctagctacttgggaaaattagtttgaggccagcctcaggcagaaagttcatgagacaccccTCACCCTCACcgcaaccaataaaagctgggcatggaggcatgtgcctggcatcccagctacaTGTGAAGCTGAGACTGGGATGATTGGCCAGCTTGGAAGGCGGGTATTTGAGAGATTCTCACCTCAACAGAAAACCTGAGTGTTATAGACTCCAGCTAAGGTGGAAAGTATAAATAGGATTGTAGTCTAGGTAGTTGGGTCAAAAATCAGCAAGATAAAAAAGGGATGGGAAGCATCACTCAAATggcatagcacttgcctagcaaatgtaaggcTTTTAGCTTAAACCAGAGTACCAGAAGATgagacaaagaaacaaatgaaaatctcAAATCAATGAAAGGCGGTAAATTTTTTTGTATAGGAGGTTGGGCTTTAGGACTTAGCTAAGCATTTCAATATACTTGCTGGCCTCAAAATAGTTTTTCTCTTATTCCAAAATATAATAACTGTTAGCATTTAATTGGTAACAAATAATTTTACTGCATTATTTTAGGGTATTTTCTTCAAGAAATTTTACTTCTTGAGGCAGATTAGTGAattaaaatgaatggaaaacaaTGAAACTATGAGATCTGGGtcctaaattttaaataaaaaactaaTATAATTGTGTGTCTTTAATATTTCCATCCCTTTAGTTAATAGGGAAAATGCATTCTCTACCCGAATAGCAAGGTAAATATAGGATTCTCAAAGATTCAGCATCACCAAATTAAAGACTTTAAATCTGTGTAACTGTCAATGTAGCACTAAAAACGTCTCCCTATTTCCCATATAAGCCAATCATATgttacatgaaagaaagaaaagaacagagaaatacaaagatttatttttggttatgAGATACACTTAATGGTACTAAAGGAATTGAACTTCCTATTTCTACCACAGTTTCTCCTTCAGTCATAGGGAATAGGTCAAATAGCATTAAATTACTATGGATGGAAAGTatgaaaagaattggaaaaatacTTTTGAAACAGTCATTTCATAGACAATATCATTATGTATACCCACTTTCTGCTAATAAATTATGCAAATGTTGGCATTTAATTTATTGAGATTATGTCGCTGTATCCTAGACAAGTCTGAAACTCACTATGTAATTTAAGATAGCCTTGAATTTGTGGATCTgactgcctcagtctccctaatgctaggattacaagtaaaaTGTTTTGATGCTGAAAAACACTATGCCACTCCTTTGGAAAACCATTAACATTtatacaatcacacacacaaaaaatagataCCCATTTTAGTTTTTCATTCTCTTCCATGAACCGTTTGGCAGCCTTGTTAGTATTTTCTGCTTGAGTTTTAAGCACGCTTTTGTTCGATAGTTCTTTTGCCAGCTGAGTAATAAGTGTAACCAGACGTCTCAACACTCTAAAAAAAAAGGTTCATTATAATTCAGAACTAGAGTAATCTTGAGGAACTATAACTTTATGGAGATTTATATTGATGTAACATGAATGATTCTGAATGATTAGTCAATATTCTTTCTGATGCGCTAAAGAAAAACATCCCCAATGACAGTGACCCTAACCTACCAAAATGAAAGTTAATAAATTTGTATTGTTTTAGCCAGTCATTTGTAGTTGCAGCAATAGAGTAGTTTTGTCTGTTAAAAAATtgcaatatgtgtgtatatatatgtgtacatgtatatacattcatatacccacatataaatacatacatatatgtatatataaatctaCTTAAGACCCCAAAGTGGGGGGGAGTGAAGTATAATATAAAAGTCTataagaatgaacaaatgagtaGCCACACTGAGTTGGGGAGGAAAATATTGTACACACAGGAGGATTCAAGGCTCTGGCCTGGCCTAGCAGACCTACAAACTAAGTATTTATTATTTGAGTAGGTCATCTGAGCAATGAAGATGTAAATAAGAAGATGCAGAAAACATAATCCTAAATAGTACCTTAAAATTTtgatcttattttccttttacttacagccaaaaaaataatgaaaatccaGAGATATAAAGATTCCTTTGGGACCTAAAAAGTTTCATCTGTGAATGCTCATAGGCACCAGGTCTGTTGGTTGTACTCTTCTCCAAGGCATGAGTAGTGGAATATTTCCTTACTTCTCTCACAGCATCTATCACAGAAACATAGAAAACATTACGTTTTTTGTTTGTGTAGGTCCTgtagtgtgaactcagggcctgaccaccatccctgaactttttgctcaagggtagcactctaccacttgagccacaactacactccaagatttttactggctaattggagataagcatctcccagacttttcttcccaggctggctttgaactgctatcctcagatctcaacctcctgagcagctaggattacaggcgtgagccaccagcacatggcttacttttagtttttaagaatataaaattattaaaaatgaaaagcagattTAAGAAGCATTTGCTAAATTTATGAATAATGGGCTAATGGAATTTAGGTAggggctttcttttgtcttttactttttagAACCTGAGAGGTGATCATGTTCAAACCAGGTACTTTATAAATGGATAGCAGCAGCCCATTATGAATTACTGTagcatgttttttaaatttttaaccaCACATCTAGGACTCACCATCATGGAACTGTCACCTCTTGCTATTCTGCAAAACTAGTATGTTTTAATCTTTCTATTCCTAAGAGTGACTAAAACTCAACTTATTGATAATAACATATATAATCTCATTACAATTAATCCAAGAGACTTCTATTTCTCTTATAGTACTAACATTTTTATAACATCAACTATTACTTTAAATAATTGTGattttagaaacattttataACATCGAATCTCTACCACTGGTAGAGATTTGTTAAGGTGAGATTTGATCTATGAAGACATACACTTTCCAAACTGGCAAGTGGATAGCACCTGCTATTGGAAATATGCAGATAGCTGCTCCTTTGATAATTTTAATTCTGATAAGTTCCAGATCTAGAGACTATTTCTTTGCAGTGGAAAATAGAACTCATCTTATTTCCAGTGCATTCTTAGTCACTGGGTTCTTATATGTCATAGAAAAGGAcatgttttaaaagctagtggagaCAGAAGCGGTTAGATTGCTTTTTTCCTGTGGCCACTGACATTCTTCAGGGTTCTTTTTCATGTGAAAGGAAGAGATTCTAGTTAAAAAATTAAGACCACTTTAGCTTTATTCCTTATAATAGCTTTACTAAGATATAAATCAGTGTGTTACTGATAATTACTCCCAAGATGTATTCATATCCCCACATTTCGCCAAAAATGTTTATGTGTCCCTTCCCCCCCAGCTGCTGACAAGCACCAATCTATTTTCTCAATGCACATTTGCCTATTCtagatattttatataa is a window of Perognathus longimembris pacificus isolate PPM17 chromosome 2, ASM2315922v1, whole genome shotgun sequence DNA encoding:
- the LOC125346889 gene encoding B-cell receptor-associated protein 29, producing the protein MTIQWVAVASFLYAEIGLILIFCLPFIPPQRWQKIFSFSVWGKIATFWNKAFLTIIVLLIVLFLDAVREVRKYSTTHALEKSTTNRPGAYEHSQMKLFRSQRNLYISGFSLFFWLVLRRLVTLITQLAKELSNKSVLKTQAENTNKAAKRFMEENEKLKWILKSQDKDGGHILEAENKKLVEDQEKLRTELKKTSDALFKAQNDVMSMKVQSERLSKEYDQLLKEHSELQNRLDKGNKKGQ